In a genomic window of Streptomyces sp. NBC_01231:
- a CDS encoding APC family permease, protein MTAGQIAFESAGTPAAAQAERQKLRKHFGRFDILFFLLCTIVGVDTIGTVASSGAEAFTWLIVLAVVFFVPSALLTAELGAAFPDEGGPYIWTSRAFGRLAGAVNNFLYWITNPVWLGGTLSVSAVTAYTTFFNGGKDLSTPAFYVFTLVFVWVGVLAAILSFDVGKWIPTIGAWSRFLLLGLFTLTVVIYGIRHGLHGFGLGDFSPTYVGFVGLVPVLMFNYVGFELPNTAGDEMTDAQKDVPFAIFRSAALAVLLYALPILGILLVLPVKAITGLGGFIDAIRQVFTVYGGHVAADGTATLGGAGSLLGDLAAILFILTVLSSGVTWVMGSDRALAVSGYDGAAPRFLGVISSRFGTPVRVNILSGVVSTLVLVLAHELTDGSAAKLFGAVLGLAVSTTLVSYLGIFPALAVLRRKAPDVPRPYRAPFPRTISTVLTVLVLFASVQLVAPGLGDHWFGSDYAPDGWSHGERWEYLLTEAVPLAAFMLLGVLFWALGKPTRTAAATQE, encoded by the coding sequence GTGACCGCTGGCCAGATAGCGTTCGAATCGGCCGGCACGCCGGCAGCAGCACAGGCGGAGCGGCAGAAACTGCGCAAGCACTTCGGCCGCTTCGACATCCTGTTCTTCCTCCTCTGCACCATCGTCGGCGTGGACACCATCGGCACCGTGGCCTCGTCCGGTGCCGAGGCGTTCACCTGGCTCATCGTGCTGGCCGTCGTCTTCTTCGTGCCCTCCGCGCTGCTGACCGCCGAACTCGGGGCCGCGTTCCCCGACGAGGGCGGCCCCTACATCTGGACCAGCCGGGCCTTCGGACGGCTCGCCGGTGCCGTCAACAACTTCCTGTACTGGATCACCAATCCGGTATGGCTCGGCGGCACCCTCTCGGTCTCCGCCGTCACCGCCTACACCACCTTCTTCAACGGCGGGAAGGACCTGAGCACTCCGGCCTTCTACGTCTTCACCCTCGTCTTCGTCTGGGTGGGCGTGCTCGCCGCGATCCTCTCCTTCGACGTCGGCAAGTGGATCCCCACCATCGGCGCCTGGAGCCGCTTCCTCCTCCTCGGCCTGTTCACCCTCACCGTCGTGATCTACGGCATCCGGCACGGCCTGCACGGATTCGGGCTCGGTGACTTCTCCCCCACGTACGTGGGATTCGTCGGCCTGGTGCCCGTCCTGATGTTCAACTACGTCGGTTTCGAGCTGCCCAACACCGCCGGCGACGAGATGACCGACGCCCAGAAGGACGTGCCCTTCGCCATCTTCCGCAGCGCGGCCCTCGCCGTACTGCTCTACGCCCTGCCGATCCTCGGCATCCTGCTCGTCCTGCCGGTCAAGGCCATCACCGGCCTCGGCGGCTTCATCGACGCGATCCGACAGGTCTTCACCGTGTACGGCGGCCATGTCGCCGCCGACGGCACCGCCACGCTCGGCGGCGCCGGCAGCCTGCTCGGCGACCTCGCCGCGATCCTGTTCATCCTCACGGTGCTGTCCTCCGGCGTCACCTGGGTCATGGGTTCCGACCGCGCCCTCGCCGTCTCCGGCTACGACGGTGCCGCGCCCCGCTTCCTCGGCGTCATCTCCAGCCGGTTCGGCACCCCGGTGCGGGTCAACATCCTCAGCGGGGTGGTCTCGACCCTCGTCCTGGTCCTGGCCCACGAACTGACCGACGGCAGCGCCGCCAAGCTCTTCGGCGCGGTCCTCGGGCTCGCCGTCTCCACCACCCTCGTCAGCTACCTGGGCATCTTCCCGGCGCTCGCGGTACTGCGCCGCAAGGCCCCGGACGTCCCCCGGCCCTACCGGGCGCCCTTCCCCCGCACCATCAGCACGGTGCTCACCGTGCTCGTCCTGTTCGCCAGCGTGCAGCTGGTCGCTCCCGGGCTCGGCGACCACTGGTTCGGCTCCGACTACGCGCCGGACGGCTGGAGTCACGGCGAGCGCTGGGAGTACCTGCTGACGGAGGCCGTCCCGCTCGCCGCCTTCATGCTCCTCGGCGTCCTCTTCTGGGCCCTGGGCAAGCCGACCCGTACGGCAGCCGCCACGCAGGAGTAG
- a CDS encoding extracellular solute-binding protein yields MPNLSRRGALKVTAGLAVLGTLGLTGCGREDATTAAKASARPVDASPAAGTVDVWAAQGDADVLEKVIKPFKAANPDLTVKVTLIPNADYYTKLQSAIAAGKGPDVAQFFPESQAQFLDPSILRAVPDGLVDPDGFFESLWAAGVVDDVAYTVPWYAYTYALVYRSDLAKKAGVEAPATWDEMVPFFKALQGAGAKHGLGADNGWDIFNGQDVAMYAWQAGGSLLTGGKWTLDTPAMVDALKYNASFFTSGAADTATPTFLDAQPYFVSGKTATMITGPWVVGQLDTAAKKDGWTEAHVATAPLPAGSAGGVSFSAGGTWGVLAGAGNADASWKLVRYMAQPSTQVAQFKAYSSLPAVIPAWDDPTIKNQPLLAAFLTQLKKTKAFPQVSTWQQVATRIGKEMEAVAKGTATAEKAAANIQSYADSLGTGTK; encoded by the coding sequence GTGCCCAATCTCTCCCGACGCGGTGCCCTGAAGGTGACCGCCGGACTGGCCGTTCTCGGCACCCTCGGCCTGACGGGCTGTGGGCGCGAGGACGCCACCACCGCCGCCAAAGCCTCCGCCCGGCCGGTCGACGCCTCCCCGGCCGCCGGCACCGTCGACGTCTGGGCCGCCCAGGGCGACGCCGATGTGCTGGAGAAGGTGATCAAGCCCTTCAAGGCCGCGAACCCCGACCTCACCGTGAAGGTCACGCTGATCCCGAACGCCGACTACTACACCAAGCTGCAGTCGGCGATCGCGGCCGGCAAGGGGCCCGACGTCGCCCAGTTCTTCCCCGAGTCGCAGGCACAGTTCCTCGACCCGTCGATCCTGCGGGCCGTGCCCGACGGGCTCGTCGACCCGGACGGCTTCTTCGAGAGCCTGTGGGCCGCCGGCGTGGTCGACGACGTGGCCTACACCGTCCCCTGGTACGCGTACACCTACGCGCTCGTCTACCGCTCCGACCTGGCGAAGAAGGCGGGCGTCGAGGCTCCGGCCACCTGGGACGAGATGGTGCCGTTCTTCAAGGCCCTCCAGGGCGCCGGTGCCAAACACGGTCTGGGTGCCGACAACGGCTGGGACATCTTCAACGGTCAGGACGTCGCGATGTACGCCTGGCAGGCCGGCGGCTCGCTCCTCACCGGGGGTAAATGGACACTCGACACCCCGGCGATGGTCGACGCGCTGAAGTACAACGCGTCGTTCTTCACCTCGGGCGCCGCCGACACCGCCACCCCCACCTTCCTCGACGCGCAGCCGTACTTCGTCAGCGGCAAGACCGCCACGATGATCACCGGCCCGTGGGTCGTCGGCCAGCTCGACACCGCCGCGAAGAAGGACGGCTGGACGGAGGCCCATGTCGCCACCGCCCCGCTGCCGGCCGGGTCGGCGGGCGGGGTCTCCTTCTCCGCCGGGGGCACCTGGGGCGTGCTCGCGGGCGCCGGCAACGCCGACGCCTCCTGGAAGCTCGTCCGGTACATGGCGCAACCGAGCACCCAGGTCGCGCAGTTCAAGGCGTACAGCTCACTGCCGGCGGTGATCCCCGCCTGGGACGACCCCACGATCAAGAACCAGCCCCTCCTGGCCGCCTTCCTCACCCAGCTCAAGAAGACCAAGGCGTTCCCGCAGGTCAGCACCTGGCAGCAGGTCGCGACCCGGATCGGCAAGGAGATGGAGGCCGTCGCCAAGGGCACGGCGACCGCCGAGAAGGCCGCCGCGAACATCCAGTCCTACGCCGACAGCCTCGGCACGGGCACGAAGTGA
- a CDS encoding sugar ABC transporter permease: MTTTLVPGPPRGAPRSRGARRTAVAWLFLAPFAVVFLLYTAIPTVAALGFSLTDLRGTDLRHPLAVDFTGLTNFVRLFQDTTFLRDILNTALFVAVGVPLTMAIGFVLALVLNSGIRRLRGTFRTVFFAPVVTNVVAVALIWQYAFQADGTVNQALGAVGLAGPNWLDDPNLAMPVVILLGVWRNFGTAMVLFLAGLQAVPEDVYEAASLDGAGRWRQLRHITVPLLLPTTLMVSVLLTVFYLQVFDEPYLLTNGGPLGSTESVALYTYHQFGAGEFGMSSAASFVMLLMVALVSLVQFRMLRPRS; the protein is encoded by the coding sequence ATGACCACCACCCTCGTCCCCGGACCCCCGCGCGGCGCACCGCGCTCCCGGGGGGCCCGCCGCACCGCGGTCGCCTGGCTGTTCCTGGCCCCGTTCGCCGTCGTGTTCCTGCTCTACACGGCGATCCCCACCGTCGCCGCGCTCGGGTTCAGCCTCACCGACCTGCGGGGCACGGATCTCAGGCATCCGCTCGCGGTCGACTTCACCGGCCTTACGAACTTCGTCCGGCTGTTCCAGGACACGACGTTCCTGCGCGACATCCTGAACACCGCCCTGTTCGTGGCCGTCGGCGTGCCGTTGACCATGGCCATCGGCTTCGTGCTGGCCCTCGTACTGAACTCCGGCATCCGCCGGCTGCGCGGCACCTTCCGCACCGTGTTCTTCGCGCCGGTCGTCACCAACGTCGTGGCGGTCGCCCTGATCTGGCAGTACGCCTTCCAGGCCGACGGGACCGTCAACCAGGCGCTCGGCGCCGTCGGCCTCGCCGGACCGAACTGGCTGGACGACCCGAACCTCGCCATGCCGGTGGTCATCCTGCTCGGGGTGTGGCGCAACTTCGGCACCGCGATGGTGCTGTTCCTCGCCGGTCTGCAAGCCGTGCCGGAGGACGTGTACGAGGCCGCCTCCCTCGACGGGGCGGGCCGGTGGCGGCAGTTGAGGCACATCACCGTGCCGCTGCTGCTGCCCACCACCCTGATGGTGTCGGTGCTGCTGACCGTCTTCTACCTCCAGGTCTTCGACGAGCCGTACCTGCTCACCAACGGCGGCCCGCTCGGCTCCACCGAGTCCGTGGCGCTGTACACCTACCACCAGTTCGGGGCCGGTGAGTTCGGGATGTCCTCGGCGGCGTCCTTCGTGATGCTCCTGATGGTGGCCCTGGTGAGTCTTGTCCAGTTCCGGATGTTGAGGCCCCGCTCATGA
- a CDS encoding carbohydrate ABC transporter permease: MTTVAALRNADTATDRTARPRRSVARPLLYGALALCALLTLLPFLWVISGSLRSLAEIRSDPGAWLPHHVTLDNFVRLFRTEGFGRFMVNSVVVAVIVVAGNIVAASAAGYALAKLDFAGKRIAFGAVMAAMMVPFTAVFVTQFVITVDLGLADTLTGIALPGVATPMSVFIMRQYAASIPDELLEAARIDGAGEFRIFFRIFLPLAGPALATITIMSFLTSWNNFIWPLIVAQSMSSYTLPVGLAATSQAAAHVTDYGLTLAGALVVMLPVLLLFLFLQRYFVQGVSGTGMR, encoded by the coding sequence ATGACCACCGTCGCCGCGCTGCGGAACGCCGACACCGCCACCGACCGGACCGCCCGGCCCCGCCGCTCCGTCGCCCGGCCGCTCCTGTACGGCGCTCTGGCGCTGTGCGCGCTGCTCACCCTGCTGCCCTTCCTCTGGGTGATCAGCGGCTCGCTGCGCAGCCTCGCCGAGATCCGCTCCGACCCCGGCGCCTGGCTCCCGCATCACGTCACCCTCGACAACTTCGTGCGGCTGTTCAGGACCGAGGGGTTCGGGCGGTTCATGGTGAACAGCGTCGTCGTGGCGGTCATCGTGGTGGCCGGCAACATCGTCGCGGCGTCGGCCGCCGGCTACGCCCTCGCCAAACTCGACTTCGCCGGCAAGCGGATCGCGTTCGGCGCGGTCATGGCGGCCATGATGGTGCCGTTCACCGCGGTGTTCGTCACCCAGTTCGTGATCACCGTCGACCTGGGTCTCGCGGACACCCTCACCGGTATAGCCCTGCCCGGCGTGGCCACGCCGATGTCCGTGTTCATCATGCGGCAGTACGCCGCGTCGATCCCCGACGAACTGCTGGAGGCGGCCCGGATCGACGGCGCGGGCGAGTTCCGGATCTTCTTCCGGATCTTCCTCCCGCTGGCCGGCCCCGCCCTCGCGACGATCACGATCATGTCGTTCCTCACCTCGTGGAACAACTTCATCTGGCCGCTCATCGTCGCTCAGAGCATGTCCAGCTACACCCTGCCGGTGGGCCTCGCCGCCACCAGCCAGGCCGCCGCCCACGTCACGGACTACGGCCTGACGCTCGCCGGCGCGCTCGTCGTGATGCTGCCGGTCCTGCTGCTCTTCCTGTTCCTGCAGCGCTACTTCGTGCAGGGTGTCTCCGGAACGGGAATGCGGTGA
- a CDS encoding carboxylesterase family protein — protein MSVVNVVNSLDAPGDPVTVHAPAGQIIGRRSRRIWRFLGIPFAEPPVGARRFAEPVPRGRFREPYDASRHGPTAQRVPLFATTTVPEPSVPGDDILNLAVVAPDRDDDRGPFPVLVWIHGGGFLAGSPASPWYDGRAFARDGVVCVTVGYRLGVDGFAVLDDVPTNLGLRDLLLALDWVRENIAAFGGDPDRVTVAGQSAGGAAVLALLSSPAGRGRFQRAVSLSGGFFEGGATPGFLGRLGKRLGVPATRAGFAGRDVTEIQRAVLDLRDEGGVGDELVLGPFVGDDLLPVPVADGLARHGHDVPLLIGATGDEFDAGPSHPANETARERGAREAGSREAGSRLTDTLFRAACPRTAAARRTARAGTWLYSFEWPSPVLGGAAHCADLPYFFDVLDAPGTAEALGPNPPQELATSMHADLVAFLRGEEPARARATGTLGDPAREYGRPGAPLVADTMGVYDPVVRTVSGAVEAC, from the coding sequence GTGAGCGTGGTGAACGTGGTGAACTCCCTCGACGCACCGGGCGATCCGGTCACCGTGCACGCCCCCGCCGGGCAGATCATCGGCCGCCGCAGCCGTCGGATATGGCGTTTCCTCGGCATCCCCTTCGCCGAACCCCCCGTCGGTGCACGGCGGTTCGCCGAGCCTGTGCCGCGCGGCCGGTTCCGGGAGCCGTACGACGCGTCCCGGCACGGGCCCACCGCCCAGCGGGTGCCGCTGTTCGCCACGACCACCGTGCCGGAACCGTCGGTCCCCGGCGACGACATCCTGAACCTCGCCGTCGTCGCCCCGGACCGGGACGACGACCGCGGACCCTTCCCGGTCCTGGTGTGGATCCACGGCGGCGGGTTCCTGGCGGGCAGCCCCGCCAGCCCCTGGTACGACGGCCGCGCCTTCGCCCGCGACGGGGTCGTCTGCGTCACCGTCGGCTACCGGCTCGGCGTGGACGGGTTCGCCGTCCTGGACGACGTCCCCACCAACCTCGGGCTGCGCGACCTGCTGCTCGCCCTCGACTGGGTGCGGGAGAACATCGCCGCGTTCGGCGGTGATCCGGACCGGGTCACCGTGGCCGGGCAGTCCGCCGGGGGCGCGGCCGTGCTCGCGTTGCTCTCCTCACCGGCAGGCCGAGGCCGCTTCCAGCGGGCGGTCAGTCTGTCCGGCGGATTCTTCGAAGGGGGCGCAACGCCCGGCTTCCTCGGACGGCTCGGGAAACGGCTCGGCGTTCCGGCGACACGGGCCGGGTTCGCGGGCCGTGACGTGACGGAGATCCAGCGGGCCGTCCTCGACCTGCGGGACGAGGGGGGCGTCGGCGACGAACTCGTACTCGGCCCGTTCGTCGGGGACGACCTCCTGCCGGTGCCCGTCGCCGACGGACTGGCCAGGCACGGGCACGACGTCCCCCTGCTGATCGGCGCCACCGGGGACGAGTTCGACGCCGGACCCTCGCATCCCGCGAACGAGACCGCTCGCGAGAGGGGCGCTCGCGAGGCAGGCAGTCGCGAGGCTGGCAGCCGCCTGACCGACACCCTCTTCCGCGCGGCCTGCCCGCGCACCGCGGCCGCCCGCCGCACCGCCCGCGCCGGCACCTGGCTGTACTCCTTCGAGTGGCCCTCACCCGTGCTGGGCGGCGCCGCGCACTGTGCCGACCTCCCGTACTTCTTCGACGTACTCGACGCCCCGGGAACGGCCGAGGCGCTCGGCCCCAACCCGCCCCAAGAACTGGCCACTTCGATGCACGCCGACCTGGTCGCGTTCCTCCGCGGCGAGGAACCGGCCCGGGCGCGGGCGACCGGCACGCTCGGCGATCCGGCGCGTGAGTACGGCCGTCCCGGCGCGCCCCTCGTCGCCGACACCATGGGCGTGTACGACCCCGTCGTCCGCACGGTGTCCGGGGCGGTGGAGGCATGCTGA
- a CDS encoding ROK family protein, with product MLMAGMNQSAVRRVNTSVILRALAVSAGPTTLTALAEQAGLSRRTIELILDSLVEAGWVAELDRVPISGSAGRPARRYELRAEHALLAAVYITTSDASAVVADVRGRILGRARGPLRAYQDPQVTLDDAAALVREALADAGGSADRLRAGAVAGGGAIDDEGVVRRLVHTTHWEGVHLPEELNRRIPMPWFADNDSNLGALAERWRGVAGDHDNMVWAILGNRTGLGILIRGAVHRGLDGAAGEIVEARSIPTVSVENHPVAWLSSPDPARRSVALDRFAAAREGDAQALTEVDEFVENIASILTLLSWTVAPSLIVLGGGLEDAADVLLPRVREAMRDARTPAIELRATGLGRDAALVGAVKLALDRMDTELFGPLVPRA from the coding sequence ATGCTGATGGCAGGGATGAACCAGAGCGCCGTCCGACGCGTCAACACCTCCGTCATCCTGCGCGCCCTCGCGGTGTCGGCCGGACCGACGACCCTCACCGCGCTCGCCGAACAGGCGGGCCTCTCCCGGCGCACCATCGAACTCATCCTGGACTCGCTCGTCGAGGCCGGCTGGGTGGCGGAACTGGACCGGGTGCCGATCAGCGGCTCCGCCGGGCGTCCCGCCCGACGCTACGAACTGCGCGCCGAACACGCCCTGTTGGCGGCGGTGTACATCACCACCTCGGACGCGTCCGCGGTCGTCGCCGACGTACGCGGACGTATCCTCGGCCGGGCCCGGGGCCCGCTGCGCGCCTACCAGGACCCGCAGGTCACGCTCGACGACGCGGCGGCCCTCGTCCGGGAGGCGCTCGCCGACGCGGGCGGCTCCGCGGACCGGCTGCGCGCCGGCGCGGTCGCGGGCGGCGGCGCGATCGACGACGAGGGCGTCGTACGACGCCTGGTGCACACCACGCACTGGGAAGGCGTGCACCTGCCCGAGGAACTCAACCGGCGCATCCCGATGCCCTGGTTCGCCGACAACGACTCCAACCTCGGTGCGCTCGCGGAGCGTTGGCGCGGCGTGGCCGGCGACCACGACAACATGGTGTGGGCGATCCTCGGCAACCGCACCGGCCTGGGCATCCTCATCCGGGGCGCGGTGCACCGCGGCCTCGACGGCGCCGCGGGCGAGATCGTCGAGGCCCGCTCGATCCCGACCGTCTCGGTCGAGAACCACCCCGTGGCCTGGCTGAGCTCACCGGACCCGGCCAGGCGGAGCGTCGCCCTCGACCGGTTCGCGGCCGCCCGGGAAGGCGACGCCCAGGCACTCACCGAGGTCGACGAGTTCGTGGAGAACATCGCGTCGATCCTCACCCTCCTGTCGTGGACGGTCGCCCCGTCGCTCATCGTGCTCGGGGGAGGCCTGGAGGACGCGGCCGACGTGCTGCTGCCCCGGGTGCGGGAGGCGATGCGCGACGCCCGTACCCCCGCGATCGAGCTGCGCGCGACCGGCCTGGGCCGCGACGCCGCCCTGGTCGGCGCCGTCAAGCTGGCCCTCGACCGTATGGACACGGAGCTGTTCGGCCCCCTCGTCCCGCGCGCGTGA